The Haematobia irritans isolate KBUSLIRL chromosome 1, ASM5000362v1, whole genome shotgun sequence DNA segment ActataaaaataggaaaaaacactttgaaatttggttcgtttatatataataaaaaattgtttcctatttaaaatttggatttagAGATGTGTTAACCTGGACAAATCCCgctattttatttcttccagtccagaaatcataattttaaaatttgcaacctttatttgcacatttttatatggtccacatcgatctatAGTACggtctttattattattattattatttttgaactCATAGAACTTTCCTCGGTACAATCAGTTTGGTTCAGTAGAAGAAGTGCCTATTAGTCCTAGTAGTAATAAAAGTAATttacttaatttaatatattacaacaACAGTCCGTACTGCCTAAggttttcaaaattcaaatcgTTCCAAAAGGCGACAATATTTGAACACCAGAACAAGCTTGAAAGACATTTTTCCAACGGTTAATATGTTATCATATGtgctaatattttaatttggccgtaaattttaattaaaatattaattaatttttaattaattatgttcgaaatagaagaaaatatgtGATTCttatccaatattttatttttgtgattatgtaattaaaagaatttgtgtgtgtgtgtttttttttaacaataacacATACAATTACGATCAATAAACATTAAAGGGTGGAAAAATAAATTAGATGAACTCTTATCATAATACCGATGTGTATGCACATTCATTctaatatacacacaaaaaaattgtctgactcaatcacgaaattaattgaacaaattaattttttaatcacgaaaacgatagtatcaatcgtagttttaattgggcataaaaaatacttcattaaaaaattattgatttcattaattgatgttgattgcaaaactcaattaattattatatatatttacattttctataaatataatttaggtAGTAAAAGTAAATTTAAGAACTCCTGGTGGATTTGAATCTTGAAGAGATTGTTTAAAGTCAAGCTGAGAAACCGATTATTGTAAATATAACGTGGATCCTCCaatatcattttatttatttcagtatCTTTTAGCCACATTTCCTATCCTGTTGTTcgccatttttgttttttcatcatATCCATACATCGCCATATTACCAACTCCGTAATGCCCTTGCGGCAACTGGTCAAATTGATCAATTtcaatttgatgcaattttgtacaaaactcaATATACCACGCTCGCTTTCCAAATCACAGGAACACAGATGGATTTCTTCCAATTCGAAGAATTGTTTACTTATTTCCCTCAGCATATGATCACGTATACCTTCAATGTCGTAGCCTCGACATTCATAAAATGAAAGTTTTCTCGAGTGTCTCATATGATGTAGTTCAcgaaaaaatctatcaaaattatGCAAGACTCCATTGAATTTAAAGGCCTCAATTTGCTTGAGATTAGTTTTCGATATTCTTTCGAGGACatcaaaaacgaattttttcgaATATATTAATAGTTTCTTGAGTAGGGGCATACGTAAAATATCATTGACAATATCGGTGTCGAAACACAAATGGTAATCTGCAATCTTAATATGTTCCAGAGTGGGACACTTTTTGAGTTCTATCAAATCACAACAGTTAATTTCATCACAGTCTtccataatatcaaattttcgcAGCTTTAATTCTTGAAATACTTCTTGGAAATTTTCCGATTCGAGGCACTGACATGAATCCAAGGATAATTTTTTCAGAGACGTTAACTTGGATAAATATTTACCAGTTATTTGACATGATCGTAACTTCAGAGATCTAATTTTGGGAAATATTCTACTGAGCATGTTAACACCTTCATCTAAGAATTGATTTTCTTGACTCCTGCCAAGTTCTTCTTGCAAGGCCCGACGAGTTCGCACCCATCCAACTGAAACATTCAGTCTGAGTGAACACCAAATCGTTTAACAATCGTATGTTTCTTATATCACAGTGTCTGATAATCAGTCTATTCATGTGCGGTGCAACTTCCTGCATGAACTCCACAAATGTCTCATCATCTATATTCTGTAGAAGCTCGGGGTATATGACCA contains these protein-coding regions:
- the LOC142230933 gene encoding uncharacterized protein LOC142230933, which translates into the protein MVTSKEISHIQPTMAHILDLNDDCLEIILRRLDVIQQYQTSRLHTRFKQIIKVLWRCKLNHVVIYPELLQNIDDETFVEFMQEVAPHMNRLIIRHFGWVRTRRALQEELGRSQENQFLDEGVNMLSRIFPKIRSLKLRSCQITGKYLSKLTSLKKLSLDSCQCLESENFQEVFQELKLRKFDIMEDCDEINCCDLIELKKCPTLEHIKIADYHLCFDTDIVNDILRMPLLKKLLIYSKKFVFDVLERISKTNLKQIEAFKFNGVLHNFDRFFRELHHMRHSRKLSFYECRGYDIEGIRDHMLREISKQFFELEEIHLCSCDLESERGILSFVQNCIKLKLINLTSCRKGITELVIWRCMDMMKKQKWRTTG